A segment of the Candidatus Hydrogenedentota bacterium genome:
CCTCCCCCCGGCCCGCCCCGCCGGCGCAACCCGCGCCCATACCCCGAAGCACCCCCCGGGTCCCGGAGAGGAGAACGGAACGCGCCGATGAGCTTCCCCAGCCCGCCGCGCGGGTTCCCCATCTTTTTCTCGCCGTTGTGGCCTATGTCGCCGTCGTGCTGGTCTATGACACCTTTGTCACCCTGGGTGATGTGCGCACCATTAACTGGGCGGTGTTCGCCTGGCGGCCGGCGCATCTGGCGGCGCTGCTTCAACCCTTTCTGGGGCGCGGCCTGACCCAATGGCTCCACTCCCCCCTTCTGGAACAGTTCGACCTCTTCAAACTGACCGCCTGGGGCATCATCCCCTTCCTCCTGTGCCTGTGGCGGCTCGACACCGGCTGGTTCGGGCTGGACCGGTGGAAACGCTCCGACCGCGCCCTGCTCCTCGTGGCCTGCGTGCTGGCCGTCGCCGCCGTGGGGCTGGTGCGCCTGGTGCCCCAGCTCGCCGAAATCTACCCCGCCGCCCCGCGCGGCCTCGCGTTTTCAAAACGGCTCCTCCTCCTGGGGGGAGGGCTGCTGTGGGTCGTCTCGTGGATGCCCGCGTGGGAGTTCCTCCACCGTTACTTCCTCCTGCGCAGGGTTGCCGCCGACTTCCCCAAGTACGGCTGGCTGGTCGTGCCCCTCAGCGAAACGCTCTACCACCTCCAGAAGCCGCCCCTGGAGGCGGCCGGCATGCTCGTCTTCTCCCTCATCGCCACCTGGTGGACCCTCAAGCGGCGCAACCTGCTCCTCCCCCTGCTCGTCCATCTGGTCATTGAGGTCGCCCTTCAAGTCCTGCTCGTTGTCTGAGGCCCCTCAGGGGACCCCGGGCCGGCCTGTCTCGGCGGAAACGCCCTCCGGTACCGGAAACAGCGAAACCAGCACGTTCTCCCCCTCGACCCGGCAATGGTACGCCCGCAGCGGGCGCCCGTCGCCGCCGACGCAGGCCCCCGTCGCCAAATCGTAGCGCCACCCGTGGCGCGGGCAGACCACCACGCTCCCCTCGCGGCGGCCGCCGGACAAATCGGCCCCCTGGTGGCGGCAGCAGTTCTCCATCGCCCGCAGCACGCCCTCCCCATCCATGTACACCCGCACATGCCGCCCCACCACCCGCACCGAACGCGACACCCCCGGCGTGAACTCCGCTACCTTCGCCACACGCACAAACTCCATGACAGCCTCCTGGGGGGGGCGCGGCGGGTTGTGCCGCGCGGCACACACCGGTACAATGGCACCGTCGCCGGTGGACGGAATAACTCTACCACCCGGGCGCGTTCTTCTTCGCATCGGCGTCAGCCGGAAACCAAAGGAGCGGAAACATGTCGGACGCGGAAAACAGCGCGAAACACTTCAGGGCGGACATGGCGGTCGCGGAGGCCATGGCGGTGCATCCCCGCGTGGCCGAAGTCTTCGCCGCCTTCCACCTCGGCGGCTGCGCCCACTGCGGCATCAGCCACTACGAGACCATCGAGCAGGTCTGCGCCGCCTACGGCGTCGAGGTCGAAATGCTCCTCGAGGTCCTCGAGGGCATCATGGAAAAAGATCCCCTCCCCGAAGCCGGCCAGTAGGCCCGGCGCTTCCAGAGCCCAAATCAAATGATGGTTCCGGCTGGCCCGCCCCGCGCGGACCAGCCGTTTTCTCTCCCTAATCGCCGACGGCGTTCCGATAATGGTCGCCGCGTCGGCCGGGGCGTTGGCGGGCACGAGATGGCTTCGGTCGCTGCGCTCCTTCGCAATGACACGCTACCCCCCGTCATGGCGAACGAAGTGAAGCCATCTCGTTCCCGCCAACGCACCGGCCGGCGCGGTGTTTTCCTGCACGAGTGCCCGCGTTTCTTGAGAAGCCGTTTCCGGCTGGTATATGGTTTGACCATGCGGCGCTTTCCGGCGCCGGGGTGTCCCACGCAGGTCTGGATTGCGGCCCATGAGCAAGAGTCCCTATCAGCCGCCCTACACACTCACCCCCGCCATGCTTCGCCTGGTGGCGGAGATCGGCGAGATGGTGGGCCGTTACACGGCCCTGGCCGAACAGGCGCTGACACCAAAACTCCGGCGCGACAACCGCATCCGCACCATCCACGCCTCCCTGGCCATCGAGGCCAACACGCTCACCCTGGAGCAGGTCACCGCCGTGATTGCGGGCCGGCGGGTGCTGGGGCCGCCCCGCGAGGTGCAGGAGGTGAAAAACGCCTTTCAAGCCTATGAGGCCCTGGAGCAGTGGGCCCCCTTCCGGGAGGCGGACCTCCTCGCCGCCCACGGCATCCTGATGGCCGGTCTGGTGGACCGTCCCGGGGCCTATCGCCTGGGCAAGGTGGGGGTGTTCCGCGGGAAGACCCTGGTCCACATGGCCCCGCCCGCGGCCCGGGTTCCGGGGCTGGTGCGGAATCTCCTGGAGTGGATCGCCAGAACGGAGGAGCATCCGCTGGTGGTCGCCTGTCTCGCGCACTACGAGCTGGAGTTCATCCACCCCTTCGACGATGGCAACGGGCGCATGGGAAGGCTGTGGCACACCCTCCTCCTGCGCGGCTGGCGGCCCCTGCTTGCCTACTTGCCCGTTGAAACGGTGGTGCATGAATGCCAGGAGGACTACTACCGCGCCCTGGCCGAATCCGACAGGGCCGGGGACGCCTCCCCGTTTATCATGTTCACGCTCGGGGCGCTTTCCCAGGCCCTGGCCAATGTGGCGACCGACCAAGTAACCGACCAAGTAACCGACCAAGTAGCGCGGCTGTTGCGGGTGTTCGGCGGGGGCGAGGTGAAGGCAGGTGACCTGATGGCGGCGCTGAAACTTTCCCACAGGGCGTCTTTCCGGACCTCCTATCTGGATCCGGCACTGGCGGGGGGATGGATTGAACGGACAGACCCCGAGTCTCCCAGAAGCCCGGCGCAGGCTTACCGGCTGACGGAACGGGGGCAAAGATGGTTGCGCGACAATGAATAGAATCTCCTTTGTTCTTGCGGTTGCTCTCTTCCTGGCGGTTTCAGGTGCCGCATCCGCCGCCCCCCTGAACATCGCCTTCCTGAGCGCCGAGAGCGCGGCGGAGAAAATCGGGCCGCATGAGCGGGGCGCGTGGGAGACGGCGCAGACGCTGGGGAACGCCACGCTGCTGCTGTTGCAGGAGTCGGGAGAGTTTCAGGACCCGCAGGGCGCGGTCCGGAAACTGGAGGAGTTCCAGGTGGTCTGGTACCACCAGGGGGACGCCATCGCTTACAACGCCATGTACAGCGGCCCGGCGATCACCGCCCTCCGGTCCTATATTGGAAACGGCGGCGGCGCGCTGCTGTCGGGCGGCGCGCTGGCGCTCATTGACAATCTCGGCGTGGAGAGCTACATCCGGTCGCAGCGGCGGAACATCGAGAACTACCGCGACCCTGCCGCGCTGGTGCCGGAGGAACCCGCCCACCCGGCCTTCGCCGGGCTGCCGCTGGAGGACGGGCGCATCTGGCTGAGCGCGGGCGGGTGCCGGGCCCTGGCGGACTTCTACTGGGGCGGCCCGGGTGCGGCGATGGTGCTGGGGAACACCCCGCGCGGCGTGGAGCGGCCGTTGGCGGAGTACACCGTGGGCAAGGGCCGCTTCATCGTCTTCGGATGGCGCTGGCCCGACTATGCGGACATGGAAAACCCCCACCGCGAGAACCTGCTGCGCCTGACATCGAACCTGCTGGCCTATCTGGCCGCGCCGGACACCTGGGTGCCCTTCGCCATCCGCACCAAGTTCCCCGCGCGGCGGCACCCCGAAACGCCCGGTGTCACGGAGCAGCAATGGCGCGCCCTGCGCATGGCCGTCGAGGACCTGTCGAAGTCGTTCCCGGACGCCTATCCCGGCGGCGCGGGGTTCCTGGAGCGGCTGGCGGTGCTGGAGGCGGAGCAGGGCGCCCTTTCCGCCGGGAGCGGGCCGGAGGCCCACGCGGGGATCGTGGAGCGGTTCGCGGCGCTCCAGCGCGAGGCGCTGCTGGCCAACCCGCTGCTGGACTTCGACCGCCTGCTGATGATCCGGCGCTCCGCCGAGAACCCCGGCCTGCTCCACAACTCCTACGGCAACGACGACCTGCCCCCCGCGGCGTACCAGAACACCGTGGTCTCGCTGGACTACAAAACGCCGGGGGCCGCGCCGGAGACCCTGTACACGCCGCCCGCCGACGTGTATCTTGGCGACCTGGACCTGCACTGGGACGCCGAACGGATGCTCTTTTCCATGCCCGACGACACGGGCAAGTGGAACATCATGGAGCTGCGCCTCGCCGACGGCCAGTGCGCGCGGGTGTCCACCATCGAGGCCCCGGACATCCACAACTACGACGCGTGCTACCTGCCCGACGACCGCATCGTGTTCACCTCGACGGCCCCCATCATCGGCGTGCCCTGCCTCGGCGGGCGGTCCAAGGTGGCCAACCTCTACCTGCGCGGGCTTGACGGCGGCATCCGCCGCCTGACGAACGACCAGGACCACAACTGGTGCCCGGCGGTGCTGAACGACGGGCGGGTGCTCTACCAGCGCTGGGAGTACGCCGACATCGCCCACGCCTTCACGCGCCTGCTCTTCAGCATGAACCCCGACGGCAGCCGCCAGATGGAGTACTACGGCAGCAACTCCTTCTGGCCGACGGCCATGTTCTTCGCGCGGCCCGTGCCGGGCCACCCGACGAAGGTGGCCACCATCGTCGGCGGCCACCACGACGAGCCCCGCCAGGGGGAGCTGGTCATCCTCGACCCGACCCTCGGCCGCACGGAGACCAACGGCGTGGTCCAGCGGATTCCCGGCTTCGGCGAGAAGGTGGAGCCCGTGATCCTCGACGGGCTCATCTCCACGAGCTGGCCCCGCTTCCTGCATCCGTACCCCCTCAGCGAGAAATACTTCCTCGTGTCCTGCCGCCCCGCATGGGATGCCCTCTGGGGCGTGTACCTGGTGGACGTCTTCGACAACTTCACGCTCCTGTACGAGGAGCCGGGCCGGGCGATGTTCGAGCCCGTCGCCCTGCGCCGGACGCCGCGTCCCCCGGTGATCCCCGACATCGTGAAGCCCGAAAAGAAGACCTCGGAGGTCATGCTCGCCGATGTCTATGTCGGCCCCGGACTGGCCGGGGTGCCCCGGGGCTCCGTGAAATCCCTGCGGCTCATCAGCTACGACTTCACCTTCCACGGTCTCGGCGCGGAGCCGGACCGGGTGGGGCTGGACGGCCCCTGGGACGTGAAGAAGATCGTCGGCACGGTGCCCGTGGAGGACGACGGCTCGGCGTATTTCCGCATGCCCGCCATGACCCCCGTCGCCGTGCAGCCGCTGGATGCCGACGGCAAGGCGCTCGCCCTCATGAGGAGCTGGATGACCGGCGTTCCCGGTGAGACCCTGTCCTGTGTGGGCTGCCATGAGCGGCAAAACAACACGAGCGCGCCGGGGATGCAGCCGAAGGCCTTCCGGCGTCCGCCCTCCGACATCGCCCCGTGGCACGGCCCCCAGCGGGGCTTCTCCTTCGAGCGCGAGGTCCAGCCCGTGCTGGACGCATACTGCGTGGACTGCCACGGCCCGGACACCGGCCCCTTCGACCTCACGGCCAAACCGGCGGAGCGGGTGCCCTCGGCGTTCCAGATGCACTTCTCGCCGTCCTACATGGAGCTGCGCCGCTGGGTGCACACGCCCACGCTGGAGAGCGACGCGCACCTGCTCCCCGCGCGGGCCTTCCACGCGGACACCAGCCGCCTCGTCCAGATTCTCCGCGACGGGCATTACGGCGTGAGCCTCTCCCCCGAGGCATGGGACCGCCTCGTCACCTGGATAGACCTCAACGCCCCCTTCCACGGCACGTGGAAGGAGGGGGTCGCGTCCATCCCGGAGAAGCATGACCTGGCGCTTAAGGGCGCGGCGCGGCGGCGTGAGCTGCACGCGCGGTATGCCGGGATGGACGAGGATCCCGAGGCGATCCATCCCGCGCCCGTGCTGGAGAAGCAGGCCGCCGCCCCGGCGGAGACGCCCGCTGAACTCGTCATGGGCGGGCCCGTGACCGCGCCAGCCGTACCCGCCGGAACCCCCGCAGTGGAGCGCGTGGACCTCGGCGACGGCATGGCGCTGGAGCTGGTGCGCGTGGCGCCGGGGGAGTGCGCCCTGGGAACGGACCACGGCCTGCCCAACGAGGCGCCCGCGCGCCCGGTCCGCTTTGAACGGGGCTTCCTCATGGGGCGCTGCGAAATCACCAACGCGCAGTTCCGGCGCTTCGACCCCGCGCACGACAGCGGTCTGGAGACCGGCGAGGCCTACCAGTTCGGCGACGATGAGCGCGGTTTCACCCTGAACCGTCCGGAGCAGCCTGTGGTGCGCGTGTCCTGGGAACAGGCCGCCGCCTTCTGCGATTGGCTCTCGGCGCGCACGGGCCGCCGCTTCGCCCTGCCCACGGAGGAGCAGTGGGAGTACGCCTGCCGCGCGGGCACGACGACCCCGCTCTGGTACGGGACCAACGACAGCGACTTCAGCGCCTGCGAGAACCTCTCCGACGCCACGCACCACACGGTGTTCTACCCCCATGTGCCCACGGCGCTCCCGCCGTGGCGCGCGTCCGAGACCCGCTTCGACGACCACTGGCGCGTGTCGGCCCCCGCCGGCACCTTCGCGGCGAACCCGTGGGGGCTCCACGACATGCACGGGAACGTCGCCGAATGGACCGCGTCAGACTATCCCGCCGGCGGCGGGACCACGCGCAAAGTCGTCCGGGGCGGCTCCTGGCTCGACCGCCCCAAGCGCGCCCGCGCCGCCTTCCGCAACCACTACGAAAAGACGCAGACCATCCACGACGTCGGCTTCCGTGTGGTGGCGGAGGAGTAGGGAAGACCCAACGCAGGGCGCGGAGAGTCAGGTTGGAAAAGACGGCGGCAAGGGGGCTGCAAACTGGCCCCGCGCCGGCAAGCCCGCGCGAAGAAAGGCGGCAGCAAGCTACCGCACTCCAAGGCGCGCGAAGCGCGCGCGGGGATCGAAACCGGTGGTGAAGGGAAGTCTGGAGAGGGAGTCGGGGTTCACGCCGACCCAGGGCCTGCATCGTGCGGAGCACCTTGGACTGCGGCAGCTTGCTGCCGCCTTTCTTCCCGCAGGCTCGCCTGCGGGCCGCCACGGCGAAAGGAGGAAGAGAGCCCCCGTTTCCCAGGCGACACGTCCGGGTCTGCGTGCCTCGCTCCCTCTGCGTTCTCCGCGTCTCCGCGTTGAGTCTTCCCTACCCCTCCAGCGACCAGCCCCGGCGGTAGGGCGGATTCACGAGCCTCTCGGCCTCTTTGCAGTTGGTGACGCGCAGGGCCGCGCCGTCCCATTCGAGGCGGCGGTCCGGGAGGCGGACGGCCACGACGCCCAGCAGCACCATCTCCGTGAGCGCGCCGCCGTACTCGAAATTTGACGATGCGGGCTCGCCGGTCTTGCAGGCGCGGATCCAGTCGCGCTCGTGGGCGCCGTCGGTCTGGGGGATGCGCGGAATGGTTTCGGGGGGCTGCGGGGCCTCCTTGGCAAAGGCCTCGGGCAGCAGATGGACGCCGCCCGCGCCGTGGGAGCCGTGGCGGATGAATCCCTTCTCGCCGATGAAGAGGGCCCCGTTGGTGCCAAAGTCGTAGTCGGCGGGCAGGCCGTCCGGGACGGGCGGCCTGAGGCGGCCGTCATACCAGGTCAGGGCGACGGGCGGCATCGTGCCCCGGGCGGGGAACTGGTGCCGCACGACGCACGCGCGGGGGTAGGTCTCCGCGCTGACCTCCGGCTCGTAGTGCGTCGTGGTGGCCTGCACGCTGGCGGGATGCCCGAGGTCGAGGGCCCAGAAGGCCGGGTCGAGGATGTGGCAGCCCATGTCGCCGAGGGGCCCGGTGCCGAAATCCACGAACCCGCGCCAGGACATGGGGTGGTAGACCGGGTGGTAGGGGCGCTTCTTCGCGGGCCCGAGCCACAGATCCCAGTCCAGCGAGTCCGGCACGGGCGGCTTCTCCTTCGGGCGCGCCATGATCGGGAAGTCCGACCACGGATCCCCGCCCACGGGGCGGTCGCTCCACGCGTGCACCTCGCGGATGGGGCCGATGACCCCGGCCTGCACCCATTCGCGGCAGCGGCGGATGGCGTCGGAGGAGTGCCCCTGGTTGCCCATCTGCGTCTGCACGCCCGCCTCGCGGGCGGCCAGGGTGAGGGCGCGCGTTTCGGCGACGCTGTGCGTGAGCGGCTTCTGGCAGTAAACGTGCTTTCCCCGGCGCACCGCCTCCATGGCGATGACGGCGTGGGTGTGGTCCGGCGTGGCGATGACCACCGCGTCAATCTGGTCGCCCTCGGCGTCAAACATCTTCCGGTAGTCCGTGTGGCGGCGCGCCTTCGGGTAGGCGGCGAGGGTGCCGCCCGCGTATTTGAAGTCCACGTCGCACAGGGCGGCGATGTTCTCCGTCACGGCGCACGCGTCCACATTGCCGCGCCCCATGCCGCCCACGCCGATGCCCGCGATGTTCATTTTCTCGTTGGGCGACAGTTTTCGCGGCACCACGCGCGCGGCGTTCACGCGCGGCGCGGCGGCGGCCAGGGCGGTCGTGGTGGCGGCGGCCAGAAAGGCGCGGCGGGTCAGGTGGTGCGGGTCCATTACCTTGTCTCCTGTTGCGGCGGCGTGCCGGGGCCCCCACTATATTCCAGGCGGCGGCGCGGGTTCACGCCCCGCGCTTGCATTCCGCCGCGCGCCCCCCTAGAGTAAGGGGGCGGCGGGCAGTCCGCCGCGGCGCCGAAAACCGTTCCGGAGACGCAGCGCATGCCGTCAGGGAGTCTCGACCGCGTCCGGGGGAGGGGTCCAGGCCCTTTCTTTTCGCGCGCGCTTTTCCCCCTTCTGGCCGGGCTGTTCTGCGTGGCGGCCTGCGTGGCGGCGCCCGCGCGGGGGGAGCGGCTGGTGTTTGCGGGGGACGCCAATTACCCGCCCTTTGAGTTTCTGGAGGGGGGCGCGCCGTCGGGCTTCACGGTGGAGCTGCTCCGCGCGGTGGCCCGGGTGATGAACTTCGACCTGGAGATCCGGCTGCTGCCCTGGGGGGAGGCCCGGCATCTGCTGGAGACGGGGGAGGTGGACGGCCTGACGGGCTACGCCTACTCCCCGCAGCGGGAAGAGCTGGCGGATTTCAGTGTCCCCCACAGCCTGCTGATTCACGGCGTCTTCTTC
Coding sequences within it:
- a CDS encoding DUF1858 domain-containing protein produces the protein MSDAENSAKHFRADMAVAEAMAVHPRVAEVFAAFHLGGCAHCGISHYETIEQVCAAYGVEVEMLLEVLEGIMEKDPLPEAGQ
- a CDS encoding Gfo/Idh/MocA family oxidoreductase; this translates as MDPHHLTRRAFLAAATTTALAAAAPRVNAARVVPRKLSPNEKMNIAGIGVGGMGRGNVDACAVTENIAALCDVDFKYAGGTLAAYPKARRHTDYRKMFDAEGDQIDAVVIATPDHTHAVIAMEAVRRGKHVYCQKPLTHSVAETRALTLAAREAGVQTQMGNQGHSSDAIRRCREWVQAGVIGPIREVHAWSDRPVGGDPWSDFPIMARPKEKPPVPDSLDWDLWLGPAKKRPYHPVYHPMSWRGFVDFGTGPLGDMGCHILDPAFWALDLGHPASVQATTTHYEPEVSAETYPRACVVRHQFPARGTMPPVALTWYDGRLRPPVPDGLPADYDFGTNGALFIGEKGFIRHGSHGAGGVHLLPEAFAKEAPQPPETIPRIPQTDGAHERDWIRACKTGEPASSNFEYGGALTEMVLLGVVAVRLPDRRLEWDGAALRVTNCKEAERLVNPPYRRGWSLEG
- a CDS encoding Rieske (2Fe-2S) protein; its protein translation is MEFVRVAKVAEFTPGVSRSVRVVGRHVRVYMDGEGVLRAMENCCRHQGADLSGGRREGSVVVCPRHGWRYDLATGACVGGDGRPLRAYHCRVEGENVLVSLFPVPEGVSAETGRPGVP
- a CDS encoding SUMF1/EgtB/PvdO family nonheme iron enzyme; protein product: MNRISFVLAVALFLAVSGAASAAPLNIAFLSAESAAEKIGPHERGAWETAQTLGNATLLLLQESGEFQDPQGAVRKLEEFQVVWYHQGDAIAYNAMYSGPAITALRSYIGNGGGALLSGGALALIDNLGVESYIRSQRRNIENYRDPAALVPEEPAHPAFAGLPLEDGRIWLSAGGCRALADFYWGGPGAAMVLGNTPRGVERPLAEYTVGKGRFIVFGWRWPDYADMENPHRENLLRLTSNLLAYLAAPDTWVPFAIRTKFPARRHPETPGVTEQQWRALRMAVEDLSKSFPDAYPGGAGFLERLAVLEAEQGALSAGSGPEAHAGIVERFAALQREALLANPLLDFDRLLMIRRSAENPGLLHNSYGNDDLPPAAYQNTVVSLDYKTPGAAPETLYTPPADVYLGDLDLHWDAERMLFSMPDDTGKWNIMELRLADGQCARVSTIEAPDIHNYDACYLPDDRIVFTSTAPIIGVPCLGGRSKVANLYLRGLDGGIRRLTNDQDHNWCPAVLNDGRVLYQRWEYADIAHAFTRLLFSMNPDGSRQMEYYGSNSFWPTAMFFARPVPGHPTKVATIVGGHHDEPRQGELVILDPTLGRTETNGVVQRIPGFGEKVEPVILDGLISTSWPRFLHPYPLSEKYFLVSCRPAWDALWGVYLVDVFDNFTLLYEEPGRAMFEPVALRRTPRPPVIPDIVKPEKKTSEVMLADVYVGPGLAGVPRGSVKSLRLISYDFTFHGLGAEPDRVGLDGPWDVKKIVGTVPVEDDGSAYFRMPAMTPVAVQPLDADGKALALMRSWMTGVPGETLSCVGCHERQNNTSAPGMQPKAFRRPPSDIAPWHGPQRGFSFEREVQPVLDAYCVDCHGPDTGPFDLTAKPAERVPSAFQMHFSPSYMELRRWVHTPTLESDAHLLPARAFHADTSRLVQILRDGHYGVSLSPEAWDRLVTWIDLNAPFHGTWKEGVASIPEKHDLALKGAARRRELHARYAGMDEDPEAIHPAPVLEKQAAAPAETPAELVMGGPVTAPAVPAGTPAVERVDLGDGMALELVRVAPGECALGTDHGLPNEAPARPVRFERGFLMGRCEITNAQFRRFDPAHDSGLETGEAYQFGDDERGFTLNRPEQPVVRVSWEQAAAFCDWLSARTGRRFALPTEEQWEYACRAGTTTPLWYGTNDSDFSACENLSDATHHTVFYPHVPTALPPWRASETRFDDHWRVSAPAGTFAANPWGLHDMHGNVAEWTASDYPAGGGTTRKVVRGGSWLDRPKRARAAFRNHYEKTQTIHDVGFRVVAEE
- a CDS encoding Fic family protein — its product is MSKSPYQPPYTLTPAMLRLVAEIGEMVGRYTALAEQALTPKLRRDNRIRTIHASLAIEANTLTLEQVTAVIAGRRVLGPPREVQEVKNAFQAYEALEQWAPFREADLLAAHGILMAGLVDRPGAYRLGKVGVFRGKTLVHMAPPAARVPGLVRNLLEWIARTEEHPLVVACLAHYELEFIHPFDDGNGRMGRLWHTLLLRGWRPLLAYLPVETVVHECQEDYYRALAESDRAGDASPFIMFTLGALSQALANVATDQVTDQVTDQVARLLRVFGGGEVKAGDLMAALKLSHRASFRTSYLDPALAGGWIERTDPESPRSPAQAYRLTERGQRWLRDNE